In Streptomyces violaceusniger Tu 4113, one DNA window encodes the following:
- a CDS encoding TetR/AcrR family transcriptional regulator gives MHLQGSSWSAAVASSDGNGGRNTPLRVDAQRNLEHVLRAAREVFGELGYGAPMEDVARRARVGVGTVYRRFPSKDVLVRRIAEEETARLTDQARSALGQENEPWSALARFLRTSVASGAGRLLPPQVLRVGVDAEAEIRLPQQRQAALAAPGQPELRLVERPTAPEDEPDDAGAAALLEVVGQLVERARAAGELRPDVAVADVLLVIATAAPSLPDAAQQAAASARLLDILLDGLRSRPVG, from the coding sequence ATGCACCTTCAGGGTTCGTCATGGTCCGCAGCCGTCGCATCGTCAGACGGAAACGGCGGACGGAATACACCGTTGCGCGTGGACGCGCAGCGCAATCTGGAGCACGTCCTGCGAGCGGCGCGCGAAGTCTTCGGTGAGCTCGGATACGGGGCTCCGATGGAAGACGTGGCGCGCCGGGCGCGAGTCGGGGTGGGCACCGTCTATCGGCGCTTCCCCAGCAAGGACGTGCTGGTGCGCCGCATAGCCGAGGAGGAGACGGCGAGGCTGACCGATCAGGCGCGGTCGGCGCTGGGGCAGGAGAACGAGCCGTGGTCCGCGCTGGCACGGTTCCTGCGCACCTCGGTGGCGTCCGGCGCGGGCCGGCTGCTGCCGCCGCAGGTGCTAAGGGTCGGGGTCGATGCGGAGGCCGAGATCCGGCTGCCGCAGCAGCGGCAGGCGGCGTTAGCCGCACCCGGTCAGCCGGAGCTCCGGCTGGTCGAGCGGCCGACCGCACCTGAGGACGAGCCGGACGACGCGGGCGCCGCGGCGCTGCTTGAGGTCGTCGGGCAACTGGTGGAGCGGGCACGGGCAGCGGGCGAGCTGCGCCCTGATGTGGCGGTCGCCGACGTACTGCTGGTGATCGCCACGGCGGCGCCCTCGCTGCCGGACGCGGCGCAGCAGGCGGCGGCATCGGCCCGGCTGCTGGACATCCTGCTGGACGGGCTGCGGTCGCGCCCCGTGGGGTGA
- a CDS encoding NAD(P)/FAD-dependent oxidoreductase has protein sequence MKEPARILVVGGGYVGMYAALRLQRKLKRELRHGGVQVIVVDPEPYMTYQPFLPEAAAGSISPRHVVVPLRRVLPDCTVIIGEATAIHHGKRTATVRTLATEEERTGTVDIHYDELVLAPGSVSRALPVPGLAEFGIGFKTVEEAIGLRNHVLGQLDIASSTRDPEVRDAALTFVFVGGGYAGVEALGELEDMARYAVRYYHNIAPEDLKWILVEATNRILPEVGEEMGKYAVRELRGRNIDVRLETRLDSCADRIAALSDGSRFPTRTLVWTAGVKPHPILAATDLPLNERGRLKCTAALQVEGVEHAWSAGDAASVPDRTADRPGAECAPNAQHAVRQSKVLAENVAASLAGRPLTEYAHKYAGSVASLGLHRGVAHIYGRKLKGYPAWFMHRAYHLSRVPTFNRKARVLAEWILSGLFKREIVSLGSLENPRAEFKLAADTGRHPESS, from the coding sequence GTGAAGGAACCCGCGCGCATTCTCGTTGTCGGTGGTGGCTACGTCGGGATGTACGCCGCGCTGCGCCTCCAGCGAAAGCTGAAGCGAGAGCTGAGACACGGCGGCGTGCAGGTCATCGTGGTCGACCCAGAGCCGTATATGACCTATCAGCCTTTCCTGCCCGAGGCGGCGGCCGGATCGATCTCACCGCGCCATGTCGTCGTGCCGTTGCGGCGGGTCCTGCCCGACTGCACGGTCATCATTGGCGAGGCCACCGCGATCCACCACGGCAAACGCACCGCGACCGTGAGAACGCTCGCCACGGAGGAAGAGCGCACCGGCACGGTCGACATCCACTACGACGAGCTGGTGCTGGCCCCCGGATCCGTCTCCCGCGCCCTCCCGGTCCCCGGCCTCGCCGAGTTCGGCATCGGCTTCAAGACCGTCGAGGAGGCCATCGGCCTGCGCAACCATGTCCTCGGCCAACTGGACATCGCCTCCTCGACCCGGGACCCCGAGGTCCGCGACGCGGCGCTGACCTTCGTCTTCGTCGGCGGCGGTTACGCGGGCGTCGAGGCGCTCGGCGAGCTGGAGGACATGGCCCGGTACGCCGTCCGCTACTACCACAACATCGCCCCCGAGGATCTGAAGTGGATCCTTGTGGAGGCCACCAACCGGATCCTCCCGGAGGTCGGCGAGGAGATGGGCAAGTACGCCGTCCGGGAGTTGCGCGGCCGCAATATCGACGTGCGGCTGGAGACCCGTCTGGACTCCTGCGCCGACCGGATCGCCGCACTGAGTGACGGCTCACGCTTCCCCACCCGCACGCTCGTGTGGACCGCGGGCGTCAAACCGCACCCGATCCTCGCCGCCACCGATCTGCCGCTGAACGAACGCGGCCGGCTCAAATGCACCGCGGCGCTCCAGGTGGAGGGCGTGGAGCATGCCTGGTCGGCCGGGGACGCCGCGTCGGTCCCCGACCGCACGGCCGACCGGCCCGGTGCGGAGTGCGCCCCCAACGCACAGCACGCCGTCCGCCAGTCCAAGGTCCTCGCGGAGAACGTGGCCGCCTCGCTCGCCGGCCGGCCGCTCACCGAGTACGCGCACAAGTACGCGGGCTCCGTGGCCTCCCTGGGACTCCACAGAGGCGTCGCCCATATCTACGGGCGCAAGTTGAAGGGCTACCCTGCATGGTTCATGCACCGTGCCTACCACCTCAGCCGGGTGCCGACGTTCAACCGTAAGGCGCGCGTGCTGGCCGAGTGGATCCTGTCGGGGCTGTTCAAACGCGAGATCGTCTCGCTGGGCTCGCTGGAGAACCCGCGCGCCGAGTTCAAACTCGCCGCGGACACCGGTCGCCATCCCGAGTCCAGTTGA
- the lhgO gene encoding L-2-hydroxyglutarate oxidase has protein sequence MTALDCDVLVIGGGIVGMSTAYAITRAAPGTRVTVLEKEAGPARHQTGRNSGVIHSGIYYRPGSLKARFAVRGAAEMVKFCAEYGIPHEVTGKLIVATERSELPRLHGLVQRGRENGIPVRELGPAQIAEYEPWVRGLAAIHVGTTGVCDFGAVAARLARLAQDAGASVRYGAHVRTIGRRPSAVAVRTADGTVLRARALVNCAGLHCDRVARLAGDDPGMRIVPFRGEYYELVPSRASLVNGLVYPVPDPAFPFLGVHLTRGIDGGVHIGPNAVPALAREGYAWHTVRPQELAGTLAYPGSWRIARRHWRYGAGELRRSLSKRAFTDAVRRLLPDVTADDLIAAPAGVRAQAVLPDGTLVDDFLISQSPRIVHVLNAPSPAATASLPIGREVARRVLETLRTG, from the coding sequence GTGACGGCGTTGGACTGCGACGTGCTGGTGATCGGGGGCGGGATCGTCGGCATGTCGACGGCGTATGCGATCACGCGCGCCGCGCCCGGCACCCGCGTGACCGTGCTCGAGAAGGAGGCGGGCCCGGCCCGCCACCAGACCGGGCGCAACAGCGGCGTGATCCACAGCGGTATCTACTACCGCCCTGGGTCGCTCAAGGCGCGGTTCGCGGTGCGCGGCGCCGCGGAGATGGTGAAGTTCTGCGCCGAATACGGCATTCCGCACGAGGTCACCGGCAAGCTCATCGTCGCCACGGAGCGCTCCGAGCTGCCGAGGCTCCACGGCCTCGTCCAGCGCGGCAGGGAGAACGGCATTCCGGTGCGCGAGCTGGGCCCCGCCCAGATCGCGGAGTACGAACCATGGGTGCGCGGCCTCGCCGCGATCCATGTCGGCACGACGGGCGTCTGCGACTTCGGCGCGGTGGCGGCCCGGCTGGCCCGGCTCGCCCAGGACGCGGGCGCCTCGGTGCGCTACGGGGCGCATGTGCGCACCATCGGCCGACGCCCCTCCGCGGTCGCGGTGCGCACGGCGGACGGCACGGTGCTGCGCGCGCGGGCCCTGGTCAACTGCGCGGGGCTGCACTGCGACCGCGTCGCCCGGCTGGCGGGCGACGACCCGGGCATGCGGATCGTGCCCTTCCGCGGTGAGTACTACGAGCTGGTCCCCTCCCGCGCCTCGCTGGTGAACGGTCTGGTGTACCCGGTGCCCGACCCGGCGTTTCCGTTCCTCGGCGTCCATCTGACCCGCGGCATCGACGGCGGCGTCCACATCGGGCCCAACGCAGTGCCGGCCCTCGCCCGCGAGGGGTACGCCTGGCATACGGTGCGCCCGCAGGAGCTGGCCGGCACGCTGGCGTATCCGGGCTCCTGGCGGATCGCCCGCCGCCACTGGCGGTACGGGGCTGGTGAGCTGCGGCGCTCCCTGTCCAAGCGCGCCTTCACCGACGCCGTCCGCCGTCTGCTGCCCGATGTGACGGCCGACGACCTGATAGCGGCCCCGGCAGGCGTGCGGGCCCAGGCGGTGCTGCCGGACGGCACGCTGGTGGACGACTTCCTGATCTCACAGTCG
- a CDS encoding asparagine synthase-related protein: protein MRWLVGWSSTASGPVPPEGRAIQPVGAQLLWSDPDPLWAVGDWRPDEVRIVQTDPFTRLAVFGCCGATDEDLRVGLFAARGGALRHLTAWSGSYTAVAQVGRRITIVGDLAGARPVFHTDWAGGTAYATAALPLADLIEAQLDVGHLGALLACPDSPEAMGDGTPYMGVRRVPPGHALILRDGARDVTGYEPTASLAVAAPPLDQGTAVDAVQDALVEAVRARLTAPRHAPETDDLDPGPVPGMGPAERRAARGAPAPGIGADLSGGSASATLALLAAGLPGMPGTLFGHGTEAGERLLAVTFNDLATAGGARTREAELERAGAIAANPRLHHVVVAAGEEALPYAGLDTGALTDEPGPSLVIAERHRRRLAAGSADHFIGHGARQVLDAHPARLADLLLDRRRRHLLRPATALAKADGPSAQSFFVPFTVYRAARRLARTSYRDGVQEAAVRLLERRFADDQAVRDPGAVSASLAALTWCRPGPAARWLTGETLAEVSVRLEEAAMRPVLVRRPGERRADAALARYAADHRVFEQAAEIRSQRLHAPFLDNQVVRACRALPEALRVQPGARAAVLRTVLAGAGIRELPPGWGATSHAAHTAAVRTGMRTWTGELMTLFDAPLLADAGLIEARVIRKALRAAAQGERLPLDGLAELVSTEVWLRRLLARRGTCWTGTAAPRQRAVAGGVVPRPSL, encoded by the coding sequence ATGCGGTGGTTGGTGGGGTGGAGCAGTACCGCATCCGGCCCGGTCCCCCCGGAGGGCCGTGCGATCCAGCCGGTCGGCGCCCAACTCCTGTGGTCCGACCCCGACCCGCTGTGGGCGGTCGGCGACTGGCGGCCCGATGAGGTGCGGATCGTCCAGACCGATCCCTTCACCCGCCTCGCCGTCTTCGGCTGCTGCGGCGCCACCGACGAGGATCTGCGGGTGGGGCTGTTCGCCGCCCGCGGCGGCGCCCTGCGCCATCTGACCGCCTGGTCCGGCAGTTACACCGCCGTCGCCCAGGTCGGCCGCCGCATCACCATCGTCGGCGACCTTGCGGGCGCCCGGCCCGTCTTCCACACCGACTGGGCCGGCGGCACCGCCTACGCCACGGCCGCGCTCCCGCTCGCCGACCTCATCGAGGCGCAGCTCGACGTCGGCCACCTCGGCGCGCTGCTCGCCTGCCCCGACTCCCCCGAGGCCATGGGCGACGGCACGCCCTATATGGGCGTCAGACGCGTGCCCCCGGGCCATGCGCTGATCCTGCGCGACGGCGCCCGAGACGTCACCGGCTACGAGCCCACCGCGTCCCTCGCCGTCGCCGCGCCCCCACTCGACCAGGGCACGGCCGTGGACGCGGTCCAGGACGCCCTCGTGGAGGCCGTACGGGCCCGGCTCACCGCCCCGCGCCACGCCCCCGAGACCGACGACCTCGACCCCGGCCCGGTGCCCGGCATGGGGCCCGCCGAGCGGCGGGCGGCCCGCGGCGCCCCGGCCCCCGGCATCGGCGCCGATCTGTCCGGAGGCAGCGCCTCCGCCACCCTCGCCCTGCTCGCCGCCGGGCTCCCCGGAATGCCCGGCACCCTCTTCGGGCACGGCACCGAGGCGGGCGAGCGGCTCCTGGCCGTCACCTTCAACGACCTCGCCACGGCGGGCGGCGCCCGCACCCGCGAGGCCGAACTCGAACGGGCCGGTGCCATCGCCGCCAATCCGCGGCTGCACCATGTGGTCGTCGCCGCGGGCGAGGAGGCCCTGCCGTACGCGGGCCTCGACACCGGCGCCCTTACCGATGAGCCCGGCCCCTCCCTCGTCATCGCCGAACGCCACCGGCGCCGGCTCGCCGCGGGCAGCGCGGACCACTTCATCGGGCACGGCGCCCGGCAGGTGCTCGACGCCCACCCCGCGCGCCTCGCCGACCTGCTGCTCGACCGGCGCAGACGCCATCTGCTGCGCCCCGCCACCGCTCTCGCGAAGGCCGACGGCCCCTCCGCACAGTCCTTCTTCGTGCCCTTCACGGTCTACCGGGCCGCACGACGGCTGGCCCGCACCTCCTACCGCGACGGCGTCCAGGAGGCCGCGGTGCGCCTCCTGGAGCGCCGCTTCGCCGACGACCAGGCGGTACGCGACCCCGGCGCCGTATCCGCCTCCCTCGCCGCCCTGACGTGGTGCCGCCCGGGGCCCGCCGCCCGCTGGCTCACCGGGGAGACGCTCGCCGAGGTGTCCGTCCGGCTGGAGGAGGCGGCCATGCGCCCCGTGCTGGTGCGCCGCCCCGGGGAGCGCCGCGCCGACGCCGCCCTCGCCCGCTACGCCGCGGACCACCGCGTCTTCGAGCAGGCCGCCGAGATCCGCAGCCAGCGCCTGCACGCGCCCTTCCTCGACAACCAGGTCGTACGGGCCTGCCGCGCGCTCCCCGAAGCGCTTCGGGTGCAACCGGGGGCGCGCGCCGCGGTACTGCGGACGGTCCTCGCCGGAGCGGGCATCCGGGAGCTTCCTCCCGGTTGGGGAGCCACCTCCCACGCCGCGCACACCGCCGCCGTACGGACCGGCATGCGCACCTGGACGGGCGAGTTGATGACCCTCTTCGACGCGCCGTTGCTGGCGGACGCCGGCCTGATCGAGGCCCGCGTCATCCGTAAGGCCCTGCGCGCCGCCGCGCAGGGGGAGCGGCTGCCTCTGGACGGCCTGGCCGAACTCGTCTCGACCGAAGTCTGGCTGCGGCGCCTGCTGGCCCGCCGGGGCACCTGCTGGACCGGTACGGCGGCACCGCGGCAGCGGGCCGTGGCGGGCGGAGTGGTGCCGCGCCCGAGCCTGTGA
- a CDS encoding AfsR/SARP family transcriptional regulator translates to MRYLILGTTEARDDHGDPLPLGGPRIRALLAALAVRAARSAPVSVDVLIDEVWADDPPHDAPAALQALVGRLRRTIGRDAVISSPGGYRLATTTPQDDVDLLRFERLTNEGIRALDADDPGTAAATLRKALALWRGPALADLPDRDAPAARPEALRLTALHRRIDADLALDRPTDVIPELRQLVADHPLDETFHAQLIRALRAAGHSADALAAYEDVRRILADRLGTDPGAELKELHRQLLTTNAEPALGKPDAARGGPPTAEAVVPRTDGRGGSGGGGARADSGTMWALDGRGDSAPRGMPDGRGGSAARGAFDSPARGAFDSPAGGGDTGGRARSRGEDGRETGSRTAVPPLPHGNLRARLNSFVGRQNEIGDILRDLDGARLVTLTGPGGSGKTRLSEEAAATVTAGYPDGVWVAELAPLDHPSAVPGAVLSAVGRRATMLLASGFESRTTGPDGGDPTSRLVEYCADRRLLLLLDNCEHVIDTAARLTETLLAHCPGVTVLATSREPLGVPGETIRPVEPLAPAPAHQLFAERAATVRPGFDPVADPDTEAAVAEICRRLDGLPLAIELAAARLRLLTPRQIADRLDDRFRLLTSGSRTALPRQQTLRAVVEWSWDLLDERERTVLRRASVFAGGWTLSAAEAVCADAHPGENALTVDTDEHGVLEDGVLEDGVDTRAALTDATVSPPEPGDTVAYDETPSLMRSHTRPHARIAPAEVLELLGALVDKSLLIVDHPSHGAAAESSGPPGGEPRYRMLETIHEYVGKRATEDRAARADHKAAVARHTAHFRDFIRTAEPRLRSAEQLPWLLLVETDLDNIRAALHRSLTIADEDTVIALIRGLAWFWWLRNYRDEGAAWVGRALALLARPHGTDAEADRLPGGNHPLDQFPHIPARVPDGEDGVDEEATRYWQRMDLRLMLFVLLAEQGTGPDMNDPAIRDVAIRMRDAYAGHPGPRSASFPGLLWPFTAFVIEGFAGGMLPLMDQTVAGCRTHGNDWALGITLMYRTHLAIDMPGGIETVDDDLAELRELTTRVGDRWLLAQVEGARGEIATHHGRFAEARAAYEKALRLAQELGAHTEVPFLCTRLADLALHERDLEGALKLVARSEEAAERCGTQDVRAFNQIVRSEAELLRGDVARARTYCDAAWHRAGRGTPPPQFWVVANGLDGRITGLEGDLVGGLRKLRNTLREGFEANSMELLLAHQAESAAELLVRCGQERLAVRLLGAADGWRGRLPRSPLVAGDVGATAARASEALSQDAVEKLRTENTTLTPEQAICLLDEVLASLDATAAADAANPSDATAAQAEAEAEAVERAETDDQARPDIQAEPDTQAETADRGAAPPPTR, encoded by the coding sequence GTGCGGTATCTGATCCTCGGCACCACCGAAGCGCGCGACGACCACGGCGACCCGCTCCCCCTCGGCGGCCCCCGGATCCGCGCGCTGCTCGCCGCGCTCGCCGTAAGGGCCGCACGCTCCGCCCCGGTCTCCGTCGACGTCCTGATCGACGAGGTGTGGGCCGACGACCCTCCCCATGACGCGCCCGCCGCGCTCCAGGCGCTCGTCGGCCGGCTGCGCCGGACCATCGGCAGGGACGCCGTCATCTCCTCACCCGGCGGCTACCGTCTCGCGACCACCACCCCCCAGGACGACGTCGACCTGCTGCGCTTCGAGCGGCTGACCAACGAGGGCATACGCGCCCTGGACGCCGACGACCCCGGGACGGCCGCCGCCACCCTCCGTAAGGCGCTCGCCCTGTGGCGCGGCCCGGCCCTCGCCGACCTGCCGGACCGGGACGCGCCCGCCGCCCGCCCCGAGGCGCTCCGGCTGACCGCGCTGCACCGCCGGATCGACGCCGACCTCGCGCTTGACCGCCCTACGGACGTCATACCGGAGCTGCGCCAGCTCGTCGCGGACCATCCGCTCGACGAAACGTTCCATGCCCAGTTGATCCGCGCGCTGCGGGCGGCCGGTCACTCCGCCGACGCCCTCGCCGCGTACGAGGACGTCCGCCGGATACTCGCCGACCGCCTCGGCACCGACCCGGGAGCGGAGCTGAAGGAGCTCCACAGACAGCTGCTGACGACAAATGCCGAGCCGGCCCTCGGGAAGCCGGACGCCGCGCGGGGCGGCCCGCCCACGGCCGAGGCCGTGGTGCCGAGGACCGACGGCCGTGGAGGGAGCGGCGGGGGCGGGGCCCGGGCCGACAGCGGGACCATGTGGGCTTTGGACGGCCGCGGCGACAGCGCCCCCAGGGGGATGCCCGACGGCCGGGGCGGCAGTGCGGCCAGGGGCGCGTTCGACAGCCCGGCCAGGGGCGCGTTCGACAGTCCGGCGGGGGGTGGAGACACCGGCGGCCGGGCCCGAAGCCGGGGCGAAGACGGCCGGGAGACGGGCTCGCGCACCGCCGTGCCGCCTCTGCCGCACGGCAATCTCAGGGCCCGCCTCAACAGCTTCGTCGGCCGGCAGAACGAGATCGGCGACATCCTCCGGGACCTGGACGGCGCCCGGCTGGTCACCCTCACCGGCCCCGGCGGCTCCGGCAAGACCCGGCTCTCCGAGGAGGCCGCGGCGACCGTGACGGCCGGCTATCCGGATGGCGTCTGGGTAGCTGAACTCGCCCCGCTCGACCACCCCTCCGCCGTCCCCGGCGCCGTCCTGAGCGCGGTCGGCCGCCGCGCGACCATGCTGCTCGCCTCCGGGTTCGAAAGCCGCACCACGGGCCCGGACGGCGGGGATCCGACCAGTCGGCTCGTCGAGTACTGCGCCGACCGCCGGCTGCTGCTCCTGCTCGACAACTGCGAGCACGTCATCGACACCGCGGCCCGGCTCACCGAGACCCTGCTCGCGCACTGCCCCGGTGTGACCGTGCTCGCCACCAGCAGGGAGCCGCTGGGGGTGCCCGGCGAGACCATCAGACCGGTGGAGCCGCTCGCGCCCGCCCCCGCCCACCAACTGTTCGCCGAGCGCGCCGCCACCGTAAGGCCCGGCTTCGATCCGGTGGCGGACCCGGACACGGAGGCCGCAGTCGCGGAGATCTGCCGCCGTCTGGACGGTCTGCCGCTGGCGATCGAGCTGGCCGCGGCGCGGCTGCGGCTGCTGACCCCACGCCAGATCGCGGACCGGCTGGACGACCGTTTCCGCCTGCTGACCAGCGGCAGCAGAACCGCGCTGCCCCGCCAGCAGACCCTGCGGGCCGTCGTCGAGTGGTCCTGGGACCTCCTCGACGAGCGCGAGCGCACCGTGCTGCGCCGTGCGTCGGTCTTCGCGGGCGGGTGGACCCTGTCCGCGGCCGAGGCGGTGTGCGCGGACGCCCACCCCGGTGAGAACGCCCTTACGGTCGACACGGACGAGCATGGCGTCCTCGAAGACGGCGTCTTGGAAGACGGCGTCGACACCCGTGCCGCCCTTACGGACGCGACGGTAAGCCCGCCGGAGCCGGGCGACACGGTCGCGTACGACGAGACGCCCTCCCTCATGCGCTCTCATACGCGCCCCCACGCCAGGATCGCGCCCGCCGAGGTGCTGGAGCTGCTCGGGGCGCTGGTCGACAAGTCGCTTCTGATCGTCGACCATCCGTCGCACGGTGCGGCGGCGGAGTCCTCCGGGCCGCCGGGCGGGGAGCCGCGCTACCGGATGCTGGAGACGATCCACGAGTACGTCGGCAAGCGCGCCACCGAGGACCGGGCGGCCCGCGCCGACCACAAGGCCGCCGTGGCCCGTCACACCGCCCACTTCAGGGACTTCATCCGCACCGCCGAGCCCCGTCTGCGCTCCGCCGAACAGCTTCCCTGGCTCCTCCTCGTCGAGACCGACCTCGACAACATCCGGGCAGCGCTGCACCGCTCCCTGACCATCGCGGACGAGGACACCGTCATCGCGCTCATCCGCGGCTTGGCCTGGTTCTGGTGGCTGCGCAACTACCGGGACGAGGGCGCGGCCTGGGTCGGTCGTGCCCTGGCTCTCCTGGCCCGCCCCCACGGCACGGACGCCGAGGCGGACCGGCTACCGGGCGGCAACCATCCCCTTGACCAGTTCCCGCACATCCCGGCCCGGGTTCCGGACGGCGAGGACGGTGTCGACGAGGAAGCCACCCGGTACTGGCAGCGTATGGACCTGCGGCTGATGCTCTTCGTCCTGCTCGCGGAGCAGGGCACCGGCCCGGATATGAACGATCCCGCGATCCGGGACGTGGCCATACGCATGCGCGACGCCTACGCGGGCCACCCAGGGCCCCGCAGCGCGTCCTTCCCCGGTCTGCTGTGGCCGTTCACGGCCTTCGTCATCGAGGGCTTCGCCGGTGGGATGCTGCCGCTCATGGACCAGACCGTGGCCGGCTGCCGGACGCACGGCAACGACTGGGCGCTCGGCATCACGCTGATGTACCGCACCCACCTCGCCATCGACATGCCGGGCGGCATCGAGACCGTCGACGACGACCTGGCCGAGCTGCGAGAGCTGACCACCCGCGTCGGCGATCGCTGGCTGCTCGCCCAGGTGGAGGGCGCGCGCGGCGAGATCGCCACCCACCACGGCCGGTTCGCGGAGGCGAGGGCCGCCTACGAGAAGGCACTGCGGCTCGCGCAGGAGCTCGGGGCCCACACCGAGGTGCCGTTCCTCTGCACCCGCCTCGCCGATCTCGCCCTCCACGAGAGGGACCTGGAGGGCGCGCTGAAGCTGGTGGCGCGCTCCGAGGAGGCGGCGGAGCGCTGCGGTACCCAGGACGTGCGGGCCTTCAACCAGATCGTGCGCAGCGAGGCCGAGCTGCTTCGTGGTGATGTGGCGCGGGCCAGGACGTATTGCGACGCCGCTTGGCATCGTGCGGGGCGCGGCACGCCTCCGCCGCAGTTCTGGGTCGTGGCCAACGGACTGGACGGCCGTATCACCGGCCTGGAGGGCGATCTGGTCGGTGGACTGCGCAAGTTGCGGAACACTCTGCGCGAGGGCTTCGAGGCGAACTCCATGGAGCTGCTGCTGGCCCATCAGGCGGAGTCGGCGGCGGAGCTCCTGGTGCGATGCGGACAGGAGCGGCTCGCCGTGCGGCTGTTGGGCGCCGCCGACGGCTGGCGCGGTCGGCTGCCGCGCTCACCACTGGTGGCCGGGGACGTCGGCGCGACCGCGGCCCGCGCGAGCGAGGCGCTGAGCCAGGACGCGGTGGAGAAGCTGCGCACCGAGAACACGACCCTGACCCCCGAGCAGGCCATCTGTCTGCTCGACGAGGTGCTGGCCTCTCTCGACGCTACGGCTGCCGCGGACGCCGCGAACCCCTCCGACGCAACCGCGGCCCAGGCAGAGGCCGAGGCCGAGGCCGTCGAGCGGGCCGAAACCGACGACCAAGCGAGGCCCGACATCCAAGCCGAGCCCGACACCCAAGCCGAGACGGCCGACCGGGGAGCCGCACCGCCGCCCACCCGCTGA